The following proteins come from a genomic window of Euwallacea fornicatus isolate EFF26 chromosome 9, ASM4011564v1, whole genome shotgun sequence:
- the row gene encoding uncharacterized protein row isoform X3, which produces MTKRASCAIPQCPNSSEKTAGPNVTYHKLPSKEKMRRRWLRAIECAYPQFTVDAALPTPRLCSDHFEDGDLLYKNGKVILSPDVIPSVFAPNIVPKKEKIDVKPRHHARRAASKEALKQMQMLLEDDDDVAEVPDDDDYVYAGDVKEEDEPLAQAVAPAPKKKYKLTHRKSADGNDREVLVLKTIPTPNITNHNVENNLELECWIEELEPCQKERNQRLQDEQKAVQDKLDELLKECKGEVVFKGDLTTVIEVEEHVQKTIQAVQASQNQPPIVLNSSVATPAYHLVVDCRQLGTASKQPKIQAQSSPACSPTPAGRGRPPKLKKLTVVAPPATPTTTPVVTRSILASQGAKQVLKRAVPLPVITGPPATRSRGNATGSPNARPTENNVEGGLSAGTTLKPKAIVDLTSDDGRPLPDSREVSFNKLQGKTFPSLVVVARPHLRVVNVNADRTKLDSKVKGVLMYPPTKFTEWLIQQGLVKSEQKCSVHFSNQLKLGMYSDVTKFPYSGGYVWISECCPQRFVSVFSGSLFEGSPHQPLVILKLLYHWICQTNIQNVTQWVKVDNLYVKGMYTWLRSICSVALQTHLRQLGGPQTKVEVGVISLGTTSQDGNSRQVKVEVLGVLETTSKLVRLRAIEPQTEGERNYKKRFSKILEPLEGWVHSDSTIVTDLTVDKATLMQMGFANVIQTTSVDVNNSNRTIMEYLRRIVPRMFQNTLSLLSRQIIQQFLDELVWREWFGTTSMEAFDNLISHLAEQTRHESAQNLVVRLNKVALNPFKNWAITPSGGTPAPPNGVSLTINQQSKTLETYGKKRKRKENEAPTKITSPSQQEMNRPPKSTSPDVPEQMVPLESYYYGTIDHYPPKTNVKLNLKCPICKEIYNNNIVLMGHLFKHAHNVSKDLQMCKYCLTSVATANDLLKHIASAHPSETKHENGFICLICEAQYMNPFVLGKHMSKEHCPSELPYQCGTCGYRCSNHKQAIDHFYKQHNNGPTIQCPFCLKSTTVFSSSRNIAQNMHFFIQHLQKHQRKQLAKRCGKCNSWFIQKDLLKDHLIKMHTSQRGKTGLVPWVAPRNGVMVPKSKMDKYPCDAEGINFATLFYNVGKGLKCKECDGLMDNPKHFPSFESCQNPNCQYSTCCSSAMQEHNAKCSKNASLTLPEEKLPYEMFCICGFSSQDGNQMARHLATCEKKSAYSSLQEAKNASVTHSMLDVLGLVRKHEEGDKKSKKLPIEDQEPESAAKKFKDVEKSEDVIELIDEDTKPIEVAVGNETEDIKVDEANEKSIKSPETAFADTENEDVPKNDEEQEETPTLRATEEELAATSDHEKDNKSLITNENIEESQALINEEAAPCKNEEHTSLNIDEALLVAEEPLKTENNIAMEVVEEIGTDAVSTLSDKDSMEIAKSPLLTDGPGAPSESELGADKMECDSGAEKMCEDTIAS; this is translated from the exons ATGACTAAAAGGGCTTCCTGTGCTATACCACAATGCCCCAATTCCTCGGAAAAGACTGCAGGCCCCAATGTCACTTATCACAAACTCCCCTCAAAGGAGAAAATGAGGAGACGATGGCTTAGAGCTATTGAATGTGCTTATC CTCAATTTACTGTGGATGCTGCATTGCCCACTCCAAGACTGTGTAGTGACCATTTTGAGGATGGAGATTTGCTTTATAAGAATGGGAAAGTGATCTTGTCCCCTGATGTGATTCCTTCAGTCTTTGCA CCGAATATTGTtccgaaaaaggaaaaaattgatgttAAACCCCGACATCATGCTCGGAGGGCTGCCAGCAAAGAAGCCTTGAAACAGATGCAAATGTTGCTtgaagatgatgatgatgtTGCTGAGGTAcctgatgatgatgat TATGTCTATGCTGGGGATGTTAAAGAG GAGGATGAGCCGCTTGCACAGGCAGTGGCGCCCGCCCCTAAAAAGAAATACAAATTGACTCATCGCAAATCTGCTGATGGTAATG ATCGAGAAGTTTtggttttaaaaacaattcccACCCCCAATATCACCAACCATAATGTGGAGAATAATCTGGAGCTAGAGTGTTGGATAGAGGAGTTGGAACCATGTCAGAAAGAGAGGAATCAGAGATTGCAGGATGAGCAAAAAGCTGTGCAAGATAAACTTGATGAACTGCTAAAAGAGTGTAAGGGGGAGGTTGTTTTTAAAGGCGATTTGACTACTGTTATTGAGGTAGAAGAGCATGTGCAAAAAACGATTCAAG CCGTTCAAGCCTCGCAAAACCAGCCCCCAATAGTGTTAAACAGCAGTGTTGCCACTCCGGCCTATCATTTAGTAGTAGATTGCAGGCAGCTGGGAACTGCTAGCAAACAACCGAAAATTCAG GCTCAGAGCAGTCCTGCCTGCAGTCCTACACCTGCCGGCAGAGGCCGACCACCTAAATTGAAGAAACTCACTGTGGTGGCGCCACCGGCGACCCCTACAACCACTCCTGTGGTTACCAGATCAATTCTGGCTAGTCAAGGGGCGAAACAGGTGTTAAAGAGGGCAGTACCCTTGCCTGTTATTACAGGACCTCCTGCAACTCGATCAAGAGGAAAC gcCACTGGATCTCCTAATGCTCGTCCTACTGAAAACAACGTAGAAGGAGGTTTATCGGCCGGAACCACCCTAAAACCAAAAGCAATAGTGGATTTAACTTCGGACGATGGCCGACCTTTACCAGACAGTCGCGaagtttccttcaataaattacaaggaaaaacatttccttctttagtgGTTGTGGCCAGGCCGCACTTGCGCGTTGTGAACGTTAATGCTGACCGGACGAAACTGGACAGCAAAGTCAAGGGGGTGTTGATGTACCCACCGACGAAGTTTACTGAATG GTTAATTCAGCAGGGCTTGGTGAAATCCGAGCAAAAATGTTCAGTTCACTTTTCCAATCAGCTGAAACTGGGTATGTATAGTGACGTCACGAAATTCCCTTATTCCGGGGGCTACGTCTGGATTTCCGAGTGTTGTCCCCAAAGATTCGTGTCTGTGTTTAGTGGCTCTCTTTTTGAGGGCTCCCCACATCAGCCTCTGGTCATCCTCAAGCTGCTCTACCACTGGATTTGCCAGACAAACATTCAGAACGTCACGCAATGG GTGAAAGTGGACAATTTGTACGTAAAGGGCATGTATACGTGGTTGCGGTCGATCTGCAGCGTGGCGCTGCAGACGCATTTGCGGCAATTAGGAGGACCACAGACTAAAGTAGAGGTGGGGGTAATTTCTCTAGGAACTACGTCACAGGACGGAAATTCCCGGCAAGTTAAAGTGGAAGTTTTGGGCGTGTTGGAGACGACTTCGAAACTGGTCAGGTTGAGGGCTATCGAACCGCAAACAGAGGGCGaaagaaactataaaaaacGATTCTCAAAAATTCTGGAGCCTCTGGAAGGGTGGGTGCACTCCGACAGTACTATCGTGACAGATTTGACGGTGGATAAAGCTACGTTAATGCAAATGGGTTTCGCCAATGTTATTCAGACAACATCAGTGGATGTGAACAATTCTAATCGCACCATTATGGAATATTTAAGGAGAATTGTACCTAGAATGTTCCAGAATACGCTGTCATTGTTGTCAAg ACAAATTATCCAGCAATTTCTTGATGAATTAGTGTGGCGTGAATGGTTCGGCACGACATCAATGGAGGCGTTCGATAATTTGATTTCGCATCTTGCCGAACAAACGCGTCATGAATCGGCTCAGAATTTGGTGGTGCGTTTGAACAAGGTGGCATTAAATCCCTTCAAAAACTGGGCCATTACTCCGTCTGGAGGTACTCCTGCGCCTCCTAACGGAGTCTCATTGACTATCAATCAACAGAGTAAAACCCTGGAGACTTAcggaaaaaaaaggaaacg gaAGGAAAATGAGGCCCCGACCAAAATCACCTCCCCATCTCAACAAGAGATGAATAGACCACCTAAATCCACATCTCCAGATGTGCCCGAACAGATGGTGCCGTTGGAAAGCTACTACTACGGCACCATAGATCATTACCCTCCAAAAACCAACGTAAAACTCAACTTAAAGTGCCCAATATGTAAAGAGATTTATAACAACAATATCGTCTTAATGGGACACCTGTTCAAGCATGCGCATAATGTGTCTAAGGATTTGCAAATGTGCAAATATTGCCTGACTAGCGTAGCTACTGCAAATGACCTTTTGAAGCACATTG CTTCAGCGCATCCTTCAGAGACCAAACACGAGAACGGCTTTATTTGCCTGATCTGCGAAGCTCAGTACATGAATCCCTTCGTTTTGGGCAAGCACATGTCCAAGGAGCACTGCCCTTCAGAGCTGCCTTATCAGTGCGGCACGTGCGGCTACAG gtGTTCGAACCACAAACAAGCCATTGATCATTTTTACAAGCAGCATAACAACGGCCCAACAATTCAGTGCCCTTTCTGTCTCAAGTCGACCACAGTGTTCTCGTCGTCGAGGAATATTGCGCAAAACATGCACTTTTTCATTCAACATTTGCAGAAACATCAGAGAAAACAGTTGGCCaagag ATGCGGAAAATGCAATTCTTGGTTTATCCAAAAGGACCTGCTAAAGGATCATTTGATCAAGATGCATACGTCTCAACGTGGCAAAACCGGGTTGGTACCGTGGGTCGCGCCCCGTAACGGAGTGATGGTGCCCAAATCCAAGATGGATAAATACCCGTGTGATGCAGAGGGCATCAATTTCGCCACTTTGTTCTACAACGTGGGAAAAGGGCTTAAGTGCAAGGAGTGTGATGGTTTAATGGACAATCCCAAGCATTTCCC ATCATTTGAGAGCTGCCAGAATCCTAATTGTCAGTACTCTACATGCTGCTCGAGTGCAATGCAAGAGCATAACGCAAAATGTAGCAAAAATGCTTCATTAACTTTGCCAGAGGAGAAATTACCTTATGAGATGTTCTGCATTTGCGGCTTTAGCAGTCAAGATG GTAATCAAATGGCAAGACACTTGGCCACGTGCGAAAAAAAGTCGGCTTACTCCTCCTTACAGGAGGCAAAAAACGCTTCAGTCACCCACAGCATGTTGGACGTACTCGGTTTGGTTCGCAAGCACGAAGAGGGCgacaaaaaatccaaaaagctACCCATAGAGGATCAAGAACCGGAAAGTGCGGCCAAAAAGTTCAAAGATGTGGAAAAAAGTGAGGATGTGATTGAGCTTATTGATGAGGACACGAAACCAATTGAGGTGGCTGTGGGTAACGAAACTGAGGATATAAAAGTTGATGAGGCCAATGAGAAATCTATCAAAAGCCCTGAAACTGCATTTGCGGATACTGAAAATGAGGATGTCCCCAAAAACGATGAAGAACAGGAGGAAACACCCACTTTGAGGGCCACTGAAGAAGAATTGGCTGCAACTTCAGACCATGAAAAagacaacaaatcattaataaCTAACGAGAATATTGAGGAATCGCAAGCATTAATAAATGAAGAGGCTGCGCCTTGTAAAAACGAAGAACATACATCATTAAACATTGACGAAGCACTTTTAGTCGCTGAAGAACccttaaaaactgaaaataacataGCTATGGAAGTAGTAGAAGAAATAGGTACTGATGCAGTTTCAACGTTGTCCGATAAAGACTCGATGGAGATAGCCAAATCCCCATTGTTGACAGATGGACCTGGCGCCCCATCCGAGTCTGAACTAGGGGCTGATAAGATGGAGTGTGACTCAGGGGCCGAGAAAATGTGTGAGGACACTATTGCAAGCTGA
- the row gene encoding uncharacterized protein row isoform X2 gives MTKRASCAIPQCPNSSEKTAGPNVTYHKLPSKEKMRRRWLRAIECAYPQFTVDAALPTPRLCSDHFEDGDLLYKNGKVILSPDVIPSVFAPNIVPKKEKIDVKPRHHARRAASKEALKQMQMLLEDDDDVAEVPDDDDYVYAGDVKEEDEPLAQAVAPAPKKKYKLTHRKSADDREVLVLKTIPTPNITNHNVENNLELECWIEELEPCQKERNQRLQDEQKAVQDKLDELLKECKGEVVFKGDLTTVIEVEEHVQKTIQAVQASQNQPPIVLNSSVATPAYHLVVDCRQLGTASKQPKIQVATNLQAQSSPACSPTPAGRGRPPKLKKLTVVAPPATPTTTPVVTRSILASQGAKQVLKRAVPLPVITGPPATRSRGNATGSPNARPTENNVEGGLSAGTTLKPKAIVDLTSDDGRPLPDSREVSFNKLQGKTFPSLVVVARPHLRVVNVNADRTKLDSKVKGVLMYPPTKFTEWLIQQGLVKSEQKCSVHFSNQLKLGMYSDVTKFPYSGGYVWISECCPQRFVSVFSGSLFEGSPHQPLVILKLLYHWICQTNIQNVTQWVKVDNLYVKGMYTWLRSICSVALQTHLRQLGGPQTKVEVGVISLGTTSQDGNSRQVKVEVLGVLETTSKLVRLRAIEPQTEGERNYKKRFSKILEPLEGWVHSDSTIVTDLTVDKATLMQMGFANVIQTTSVDVNNSNRTIMEYLRRIVPRMFQNTLSLLSRQIIQQFLDELVWREWFGTTSMEAFDNLISHLAEQTRHESAQNLVVRLNKVALNPFKNWAITPSGGTPAPPNGVSLTINQQSKTLETYGKKRKRKENEAPTKITSPSQQEMNRPPKSTSPDVPEQMVPLESYYYGTIDHYPPKTNVKLNLKCPICKEIYNNNIVLMGHLFKHAHNVSKDLQMCKYCLTSVATANDLLKHIASAHPSETKHENGFICLICEAQYMNPFVLGKHMSKEHCPSELPYQCGTCGYRCSNHKQAIDHFYKQHNNGPTIQCPFCLKSTTVFSSSRNIAQNMHFFIQHLQKHQRKQLAKRCGKCNSWFIQKDLLKDHLIKMHTSQRGKTGLVPWVAPRNGVMVPKSKMDKYPCDAEGINFATLFYNVGKGLKCKECDGLMDNPKHFPSFESCQNPNCQYSTCCSSAMQEHNAKCSKNASLTLPEEKLPYEMFCICGFSSQDGNQMARHLATCEKKSAYSSLQEAKNASVTHSMLDVLGLVRKHEEGDKKSKKLPIEDQEPESAAKKFKDVEKSEDVIELIDEDTKPIEVAVGNETEDIKVDEANEKSIKSPETAFADTENEDVPKNDEEQEETPTLRATEEELAATSDHEKDNKSLITNENIEESQALINEEAAPCKNEEHTSLNIDEALLVAEEPLKTENNIAMEVVEEIGTDAVSTLSDKDSMEIAKSPLLTDGPGAPSESELGADKMECDSGAEKMCEDTIAS, from the exons ATGACTAAAAGGGCTTCCTGTGCTATACCACAATGCCCCAATTCCTCGGAAAAGACTGCAGGCCCCAATGTCACTTATCACAAACTCCCCTCAAAGGAGAAAATGAGGAGACGATGGCTTAGAGCTATTGAATGTGCTTATC CTCAATTTACTGTGGATGCTGCATTGCCCACTCCAAGACTGTGTAGTGACCATTTTGAGGATGGAGATTTGCTTTATAAGAATGGGAAAGTGATCTTGTCCCCTGATGTGATTCCTTCAGTCTTTGCA CCGAATATTGTtccgaaaaaggaaaaaattgatgttAAACCCCGACATCATGCTCGGAGGGCTGCCAGCAAAGAAGCCTTGAAACAGATGCAAATGTTGCTtgaagatgatgatgatgtTGCTGAGGTAcctgatgatgatgat TATGTCTATGCTGGGGATGTTAAAGAG GAGGATGAGCCGCTTGCACAGGCAGTGGCGCCCGCCCCTAAAAAGAAATACAAATTGACTCATCGCAAATCTGCTGATG ATCGAGAAGTTTtggttttaaaaacaattcccACCCCCAATATCACCAACCATAATGTGGAGAATAATCTGGAGCTAGAGTGTTGGATAGAGGAGTTGGAACCATGTCAGAAAGAGAGGAATCAGAGATTGCAGGATGAGCAAAAAGCTGTGCAAGATAAACTTGATGAACTGCTAAAAGAGTGTAAGGGGGAGGTTGTTTTTAAAGGCGATTTGACTACTGTTATTGAGGTAGAAGAGCATGTGCAAAAAACGATTCAAG CCGTTCAAGCCTCGCAAAACCAGCCCCCAATAGTGTTAAACAGCAGTGTTGCCACTCCGGCCTATCATTTAGTAGTAGATTGCAGGCAGCTGGGAACTGCTAGCAAACAACCGAAAATTCAG GTGGCGACGAATTTACAGGCTCAGAGCAGTCCTGCCTGCAGTCCTACACCTGCCGGCAGAGGCCGACCACCTAAATTGAAGAAACTCACTGTGGTGGCGCCACCGGCGACCCCTACAACCACTCCTGTGGTTACCAGATCAATTCTGGCTAGTCAAGGGGCGAAACAGGTGTTAAAGAGGGCAGTACCCTTGCCTGTTATTACAGGACCTCCTGCAACTCGATCAAGAGGAAAC gcCACTGGATCTCCTAATGCTCGTCCTACTGAAAACAACGTAGAAGGAGGTTTATCGGCCGGAACCACCCTAAAACCAAAAGCAATAGTGGATTTAACTTCGGACGATGGCCGACCTTTACCAGACAGTCGCGaagtttccttcaataaattacaaggaaaaacatttccttctttagtgGTTGTGGCCAGGCCGCACTTGCGCGTTGTGAACGTTAATGCTGACCGGACGAAACTGGACAGCAAAGTCAAGGGGGTGTTGATGTACCCACCGACGAAGTTTACTGAATG GTTAATTCAGCAGGGCTTGGTGAAATCCGAGCAAAAATGTTCAGTTCACTTTTCCAATCAGCTGAAACTGGGTATGTATAGTGACGTCACGAAATTCCCTTATTCCGGGGGCTACGTCTGGATTTCCGAGTGTTGTCCCCAAAGATTCGTGTCTGTGTTTAGTGGCTCTCTTTTTGAGGGCTCCCCACATCAGCCTCTGGTCATCCTCAAGCTGCTCTACCACTGGATTTGCCAGACAAACATTCAGAACGTCACGCAATGG GTGAAAGTGGACAATTTGTACGTAAAGGGCATGTATACGTGGTTGCGGTCGATCTGCAGCGTGGCGCTGCAGACGCATTTGCGGCAATTAGGAGGACCACAGACTAAAGTAGAGGTGGGGGTAATTTCTCTAGGAACTACGTCACAGGACGGAAATTCCCGGCAAGTTAAAGTGGAAGTTTTGGGCGTGTTGGAGACGACTTCGAAACTGGTCAGGTTGAGGGCTATCGAACCGCAAACAGAGGGCGaaagaaactataaaaaacGATTCTCAAAAATTCTGGAGCCTCTGGAAGGGTGGGTGCACTCCGACAGTACTATCGTGACAGATTTGACGGTGGATAAAGCTACGTTAATGCAAATGGGTTTCGCCAATGTTATTCAGACAACATCAGTGGATGTGAACAATTCTAATCGCACCATTATGGAATATTTAAGGAGAATTGTACCTAGAATGTTCCAGAATACGCTGTCATTGTTGTCAAg ACAAATTATCCAGCAATTTCTTGATGAATTAGTGTGGCGTGAATGGTTCGGCACGACATCAATGGAGGCGTTCGATAATTTGATTTCGCATCTTGCCGAACAAACGCGTCATGAATCGGCTCAGAATTTGGTGGTGCGTTTGAACAAGGTGGCATTAAATCCCTTCAAAAACTGGGCCATTACTCCGTCTGGAGGTACTCCTGCGCCTCCTAACGGAGTCTCATTGACTATCAATCAACAGAGTAAAACCCTGGAGACTTAcggaaaaaaaaggaaacg gaAGGAAAATGAGGCCCCGACCAAAATCACCTCCCCATCTCAACAAGAGATGAATAGACCACCTAAATCCACATCTCCAGATGTGCCCGAACAGATGGTGCCGTTGGAAAGCTACTACTACGGCACCATAGATCATTACCCTCCAAAAACCAACGTAAAACTCAACTTAAAGTGCCCAATATGTAAAGAGATTTATAACAACAATATCGTCTTAATGGGACACCTGTTCAAGCATGCGCATAATGTGTCTAAGGATTTGCAAATGTGCAAATATTGCCTGACTAGCGTAGCTACTGCAAATGACCTTTTGAAGCACATTG CTTCAGCGCATCCTTCAGAGACCAAACACGAGAACGGCTTTATTTGCCTGATCTGCGAAGCTCAGTACATGAATCCCTTCGTTTTGGGCAAGCACATGTCCAAGGAGCACTGCCCTTCAGAGCTGCCTTATCAGTGCGGCACGTGCGGCTACAG gtGTTCGAACCACAAACAAGCCATTGATCATTTTTACAAGCAGCATAACAACGGCCCAACAATTCAGTGCCCTTTCTGTCTCAAGTCGACCACAGTGTTCTCGTCGTCGAGGAATATTGCGCAAAACATGCACTTTTTCATTCAACATTTGCAGAAACATCAGAGAAAACAGTTGGCCaagag ATGCGGAAAATGCAATTCTTGGTTTATCCAAAAGGACCTGCTAAAGGATCATTTGATCAAGATGCATACGTCTCAACGTGGCAAAACCGGGTTGGTACCGTGGGTCGCGCCCCGTAACGGAGTGATGGTGCCCAAATCCAAGATGGATAAATACCCGTGTGATGCAGAGGGCATCAATTTCGCCACTTTGTTCTACAACGTGGGAAAAGGGCTTAAGTGCAAGGAGTGTGATGGTTTAATGGACAATCCCAAGCATTTCCC ATCATTTGAGAGCTGCCAGAATCCTAATTGTCAGTACTCTACATGCTGCTCGAGTGCAATGCAAGAGCATAACGCAAAATGTAGCAAAAATGCTTCATTAACTTTGCCAGAGGAGAAATTACCTTATGAGATGTTCTGCATTTGCGGCTTTAGCAGTCAAGATG GTAATCAAATGGCAAGACACTTGGCCACGTGCGAAAAAAAGTCGGCTTACTCCTCCTTACAGGAGGCAAAAAACGCTTCAGTCACCCACAGCATGTTGGACGTACTCGGTTTGGTTCGCAAGCACGAAGAGGGCgacaaaaaatccaaaaagctACCCATAGAGGATCAAGAACCGGAAAGTGCGGCCAAAAAGTTCAAAGATGTGGAAAAAAGTGAGGATGTGATTGAGCTTATTGATGAGGACACGAAACCAATTGAGGTGGCTGTGGGTAACGAAACTGAGGATATAAAAGTTGATGAGGCCAATGAGAAATCTATCAAAAGCCCTGAAACTGCATTTGCGGATACTGAAAATGAGGATGTCCCCAAAAACGATGAAGAACAGGAGGAAACACCCACTTTGAGGGCCACTGAAGAAGAATTGGCTGCAACTTCAGACCATGAAAAagacaacaaatcattaataaCTAACGAGAATATTGAGGAATCGCAAGCATTAATAAATGAAGAGGCTGCGCCTTGTAAAAACGAAGAACATACATCATTAAACATTGACGAAGCACTTTTAGTCGCTGAAGAACccttaaaaactgaaaataacataGCTATGGAAGTAGTAGAAGAAATAGGTACTGATGCAGTTTCAACGTTGTCCGATAAAGACTCGATGGAGATAGCCAAATCCCCATTGTTGACAGATGGACCTGGCGCCCCATCCGAGTCTGAACTAGGGGCTGATAAGATGGAGTGTGACTCAGGGGCCGAGAAAATGTGTGAGGACACTATTGCAAGCTGA